The sequence TCGCTGGTCCTGGCGTCGATGCGCAGCAGGGCCAGGTCGGTGCCCGGATCGCTCTGCACGACGGTCGCGTCGAACTCGCGCCGGTCGGCCAACACGACCGTGATCTCGTCGGCGCCGTCGATGACGTGCACGTTCGTCACGATGAGCCCGTCCGGCTGCACGATGACGCCCGAGCCGAGCGAATTCTGGATCTGCCGGCGCTGACCCTCGGGAATCATGTCGCCGAAGAACTGCCGGAAGAAGGGGTCTGCGAACAGCGGCGATCGGCGGCTGGTCACCACGCGCCGCGTGTTGATGTTGACCACCGCCGGCGCGGCGGCCTTCACCAGCGGGGCGAAGGAGAGCTGGAGTTCCCCCCGCGTCTGGGGCGCACGCCGCCCGGCATCGCCCCACCGGATCGCGGGGTCGGCGATCGCCGGCGGCGCCCCCGCCGCTACAGCGAGAATGAGGCCGAACACAGCGGCATTAACCCGCGGACTGATCGACCGGACCATCCTGCAACCTCCGGACCCTGCGGAACCGGCTCTGCATTTAGAAACTGCGACGCCGATTTGAAACGGTGCCGAAAATGCGAAAGGGCAGCCTCTCGGCTGCCCTCGTCGACTCTTTCCGTCAGGTGCCGTCAGGCGGCAACCGACTCCTCGTCGTCGAGGTTCTGCGGCGGTCCGGAATCCTGACCCTTCGCCGACACGTCGCGATCCACCAGTTCGATGATCGCCATCGGCGCGGCGTCGCCGTAGCGGAAGCCCGCCTTCAGCACCCGCGTGTAGCCGCCGGCGCGGTTGGCGTAGCGATCCTTCAGGGAGTCGAACAGCTTGCGGACGATGACCTCGTCGCCGATCTGCGCGATCGCCTGGCGGCGGGCGTGAAGGTCGCCCCGCTTGCCGAGCGTTATCAGCTTCTCGACGTAGGGGCGCAGGTCCTTCGCCTTCGGCAGCGTGGTGGTGATCTGCTCGTGCTTGATCAGCGCCACCGCCAGATTGGCGAACAACGCCCTCCGGTGACTGCTGGTACGGTTCAGCTTGCGGCCGTGCATCCCGTGGCGCATGGCACCTATCCTTCTTCGATCGTCTAATTATGCCCGATGCGCTCGCGCGCGTTCCGCTCGTCGCGCCGTTCAATACGGCTCTTCGAGGCGCTTTGCCAGTTCCTCGATGTTCTCCGGCGGCCAGTTCGGGATCTCCATGCCGAGATGGAGGCCCATGCCTTCGAGCACCTGCTTGATCTCGTTCAGCGATTTCCGGCCGAAGTTCGGGGTACGGAGCATCTCCGCCTCCGTCTTCTGAACCAGATCGCCGATATAGATGATGTTGTCGTTCTTCAGGCAGTTCGCCGAGCGGACCGAGAGCTCCAGCTCCTCGACCTTGCGCAGCAGGTTCTTGTTGAACGGCAGATCCGGCGCGTGGGAATCTTCGACCACGGCGCGGGGCTCTTCGAAGTTGATGAAGAGCTGCAGCTGGTCCTGCAGGATCCGCGACGCGTAAGCGACCGCGTCCTCGGGGCGCAGCGACCCGTTCGTCTCGACCCGCAGCGACAGCTTGTCGAAGTCGGTGACCTGACCGACGCGGGTATTCTCCACCTTGTAGGAGACCGTCCGCACCGGGCTGTAGATCGCATCGACAGGGATCACGCCGATCGGCGCATCCTCGCGGCGATTGACGCTGGCGGGGACGTAGCCCTTGCCGTTCTCGACGACCAGTTCCATCCGGATGCTGGCGCCCTCGTCGAGGGTGCAGATCACCAGATCGGGGTCCATGACCTCGACGTCGGCGCCGGTCTCGATCATGCCGGCGGTGGCGAGGCCGGGGCCCTTCGCCGTCAGATAGATCCGCTTCGGCCCCTCGCCGTGCATGCGCAGGCCGAGCGACTTCACGTTCAGGACGATGTCGGTGACGTCCTCGCGAACGCCGGGGATCGACGAGAACTCGTGCAGGACGCCGTCGATCTGGATAGAGGTGACCGCCGCGCCCTGAAGCGAGGAGAGCAGGATGCGCCGCAGCGCGTTACCCAGCGTGATGCCGAAGCCGCGCTCGAGCGGGTCGGCGACCACCGTGGCCACGCGGCGAGGATCGTCCCCGGACTCCACCTGGAGCTTGCCGGGCTTGATCAGATCCTGCCAGTTCTTGCTGATCGGAGACATCTATCACCTTGTCGCAATCTGAGCAGGGCGCGGGAACGCCCTAAAAACAGCCAGGGCCGGCCATATAGGCCGGCTCCCGCGCCCCGACTTCACCGAAACCGGTACAGACGGCGCTACACCCGACGCCGCTTGGGCGGACGGCAACCATTGTGCGGGATTGGCGTGACGTCGCGGATCGACGTGATCGCGAACCCCGCCGCCTGCAGCGCCCGCAGTGCCGACTCGCGCCCCGAACCCGGGCCGCGAACCTGCACCTCAAGGGTGCGCATGCCGTGTTCCTGCGCCTTTCGGGCGGCGTCCTCGGCAGCCATCTGCGCCGCGAACGGGGTCGACTTGCGCGAACCCTTGAAGCCCATGGTGCCGGACGACGACCAGGCGATCGAATTGCCCTGGACGTCGGTGATCGTGATCATCGTGTTGTTGAACGATGCGGTCACGTGCGCCACGCCGGAAGTGATGTTCTTCCGTTCGCGGCGACGGATGCGCGTCGCTGCTGCCGCAGGCCTTGCCATATCCGACCCTTACTACTTCGTGACTTTTTTCTTGCCGGCGATCGGACGCGCCTTGCCTTTGCGCGTGCGCGCATTGGTATGCGTCCGCTGGCCATGCACCGGCAGCCCGCGCCGGTGGCGCAGCCCGCGATAGCAACCGAGATCCATCAGCCGCTTGATGTTCATCGCGACTTCGCGACGAAGATCACCCTCGACCAGATAGTCACGGTCGATGGATTCACGGATCCGGATCACCTCATCCTCGGTCAGGTCTCCCACTCGGCGCTCGGCCGGAATGGCGATCTTCCCGCAGATCTCCTGAGCTTTCGCCCGGCCGATCCCGTGGATGTAGGTCAGCGCGATTTCGACGCGCTTGTTTGTGGGGATGTTGACGCCAGCGATACGCGCCACGTTCGCCTCTCCTCAGAGCACCATGGTGGAAAAACGCCGATTGGCCGCCGGCCGAAAAGACGAGCCGAAGGATAATAGTGACGATCCGTGCGGTGTCAACCGCGCGCCTAGGTGGTTCGCGCGGTCTAGTCGCACCTAGCCATTCAGCACGTGTTCGATCTGTCGCGTAACCTCGTCTATGTCCGCCATGCCGTCCACTTCGACCAGAACGCCCTTGTCCCTGTAGTAGGGCAGAATCGGTGCGGTCTGTTCGCGGTAGGCCGAGAGTCGCGCACGCACGGTCTCGGCGTTGTCGTCGGCCCGGCGTATGAACTCGGTACTGCCGCAGACGTCGCAGATACCCGCCTGCTTCGGCGGCTGGAACTTGTCGTGGTAGCCCGCCCCGCACTTGGCACAGGCGAAACGCCCGGAGACGCGCTCCACCAGGGCCTGCTCGTCGACCTTGAGCTCGACGACCTTGTCGAGCGCCAAGCCCTTCCGGTCCAGCAACGCATCGAGCGCTTCGGCTTGTGCGCGCGTACGGGGGAAGCCGTCCAGGATGAACCCGTTAGCACAGTCGGGCTGCTCGATCCTGTCGGATATGATTTCCGTCATGATGGCATCGGGCATCAGCTTGCCCGCATCCATCACGTCCTTCGCCTCGCGACCGAGATCGCTGCCCGAGGCGACAGCCGCACGCAGCATATCGCCCGTCGAGAGCTGCACGATACCGTAGGCTCGCTCGAGACGCTTCGCCTGAGTGCCCTTGCCCGCCCCCGGCGGCCCGAGAAGAACGAGAATCCTCATCCTCGACGCCCCCTCAGCTTCGACTTGCGGATCAGGCCCTCATACTGGTGGGCGACGAGGTGCGACTGGATCTGCGCGACCGTGTCCATCGTGACGCTGACGATGATCAGCAGGCTCGTGCCGCCGAAGTAGAAGGGCACCGAGTACTGCGAGATCAGGATCTCCGGAAGGATGCAGACGAGGGCCAGATAGATCGCACCCACCACCGTCAACCGCGTCAGGACATAGTCGAGATAGTCGGCTGTGTTCTTGCCCGGCCGAATGCCCGGAACGAAGCCGCCGTGCTTGCGGAGATTGTCCGCCGTCTCCTCGGGGTTGAAGACCACCGCCGTGTAGAAGAAGGCGAAGAAAACGATCATCGAGACGTAGAGCGCCAGATACAGCGGCTGCCCGTGGCCCAGATACGCCGCGATACTGGTCAGCCACTCCGGCCCGTCGCCACCCGATGCGGCGAAGCTGGCGAGCGTCGTCGGCATCAGCAGAAGCGAACTGGCGAAGATCGGCGGGATGACGCCAGCGCTGTTCAGCTTCAGCGGCAGATGCGAGCTGTCGCCGCCATACATCCGGTTGCCGACCTGGCGTTTGGGATACTGGACGACGATCCGCCGTTGCGCGCGCTCGACAAACACGACGACGGCGATCACGAGGACCGACATCAGCAGCAGGAAGATGATGAAACCCGCGGACATCGCCCCGGTCCGGCCGAGTTCCAGGATCGCAGCCAGCGCCGACGGCAGGTTCGCGACGATGCCGGCGAAGATGATCAGCGAGATGCCGTTGCCGACGCCACGCGCGGTGATCTGCTCACCCAGCCACATCAGGAACATGGTGCCACCCACCACGGTGACGACCGTGGTGAAGCGGAAGAACAGGCCAGGATCGATAACCGCCGCACCAGACGGGCCGCGCATGCCCTCCACGCCGATCGCCAGCCCATAGGCCTGAACCGTGGCGAGGAGAACGGTGCCGTATCTGGTGTACTGGTTGATCTTCTTGCGGCCGCTCTCGCCCTCCTTCTTGAGGGCCTCCAGCTTGGGAGACACGGCCGTCATCAACTGCATGATGATGGCCGCGGAGATGTACGGCATGATGTTCAGCGCGAAGATCGTCATCCGCCCGAGGGCGCCGCCCGCGAACATGTCGAACATCCCGAGCAGGCCGCCGGCCTGGCTCTGGAAGATCTCCGCAAGCACTGCCGGATCGATCCCGGGAATCGGCACGTAGGTGCCGAGCCGGTAGACGATCAGGCAGCCGAGCGTGAACCAGATCCGCTTCTTGAGCTCAGTCGCCTTCCCGAACGCGCCGAGATTGACGTTGGCGGCGAGTCTCTCCGCGGCGGATGCCATCCGGGATCAGACCTGCTCGTCGGCCGCTGCGGCGACGCGGGGCGCGCAGACGATGACACTCCCCCCCGCCTTCTCGACCGCATCCACGGCCGACTTGGACGCACCGGCGACCTCGATCTCGATGCGGCTTGTGATGGCGCCCTTGCCGAGCAGGCGAAGGCCGTCATGGGCACGGCGGATGACGCCGGCCTTGATCAGCGCCTCGGAATCCAGCTTCTGGCCGGCATCGAGGCGACCCGCATCGATCGCCTGCTGCAGGCGGCCGACATTGATCTCCTGGAAGGACAGCGCGTGGATATTGTTGAAGCCACGCTTCGGCAGCCGCCGATAGATCGGCATCTGGCCGCCTTCGAAGCCGTTGATGGCAACGCCGGAGCGCGCCTTCTGGCCCTTGACGCCCTTGCCGGACGTCTTGCCCTTGCCGGAGCCGATGCCACGGCCGAGGCGCTTCGCCTTGTAGCGGGCGCCGTCATTGTCCCGGAGTTCGTTGAGCTTCATGTCCCGTCCCGCCCACGCAGGGGTGTGTCGGAGTTAAGGTCGGAAACCCGGTCAATCAACCGGCTCGACCTTCACCAGATGATGAACCTTCCGCAGCATGCCGCGGATCGCGGGCGTATCCTCGAGGACGCGCTCGCGGCGGATCTTGTTCAGGCCGAGGCCCACCAGGGTCGCCCGCTGATAGCCGGGGCGCCGGATCGGGCTGCCGATCTGGGTGACCCGCAGCTGAGATTTCGCTTCGCTCATCGCCTACTCCGTGCCGGTCTGGGCGGCCGGCTCGGCCTCACCACGCCGGCCGAGGATTTCGCTGACCTTGCGGCCGCGCCGGGCGGCGACGCTGCGCGGCGAGAACGAGTTCTGCAGCGCGTCGAAGGTCGCCTTGACCATGTTGTGCGGGTTCGACGTGCCGGTCGACTTCGCGACGACGTCATGCACACCGAGCGCCTCGAACACGGCGCGCATCGGGCCACCGGCAATGATGCCGGTGCCGACCGGTGCGGCGCGCACGACGACACGACCGGCGCCGAAGTGACCGAGAACGTCGTGGTGGAATGTCCGGCCCTCGCGCAGATGGACCCGGATCATACCCTTGCGGGCACGCTCCGTCGCCTTGCGGATCGCCTCGGGGACTTCGCGCGCCTTGCCCGAGCCGAAGCCGACCCGGCCCTTGCCGTCGCCTGCGATGACCAGAGCGGAGAAGCCGAAACGCCGGCCGCCCTTCACCACCTTCGCGACGCGGTTGATCGAGACGAGCTTCTCGACGAATTCCGACTCTTCCCGGCCTTCGCGTTCGCGCTCGCGCCTTGGACCTCGTGCCATGCCTTCAGCCTTCCTAGAACGCCAGTCCGGACTCGCGGGCGGCTTCGGCCAGGGCTTTCACCCGGCCGTGATAGCGATAGCCACCGCGGTCGAAAACAACTTCCTTCACACCGGCCGCGAGCGCTCGCTCGGCGACCAGCTTGCCGATCTCCGCGGCCGCTGCCTTGTCCGCACCGGACTTGCCGCCCTCGCGGAAGCCTTTGTCCAGCGAGGACGCAGAGGCGACGGTCACGCCCCGCTCGTCGTCGATGACCTGGGCGTAGATGTTGCGTCCGGACCGGAACACCGACAGCCGCGCCCGGCCGTTGCCCTGACGCCGCAGCGCGGCGCGGATCCGCAGCCGGCGGCGTACTTGAAGTTGTCTGCTGCTCAGCATTGCCCCGGTCCTTACTTCTTCTTGCCTTCTTTGCGCAGGATCGTCTCGTCCGCATAGCGGATGCCCTTGCCCTTATAGGGCTCCGGGCCGCGATACGCACGGATCTCCGCGGCGACCTGCCCGACGCGCTGCCGGTCGATGCCGGACACCGCGATGGCCGTCGGCCGCTCGGTCTTGATCTGCACGTCCGACGGGATCGGGAAGATCACGTCGTGGCTGTAACCGAGCTGCAGCTTGAGGGTCTTGCCCTCGACCGCCGCACGGTAGCCGACGCCGCTGATCTCGAGCGCCTTGGTGAAGCCCTCCGAGACGCCGGTCACCAGCGACTGCGCCAGGGCGCGGTAGGTGCCCCACATCATGCGCGCACGCTGGGAGTCCGAGCGCGGCTTGATCCAGAGCTTGCCCTCTTCGAGCACAGCCTCGACCTCGTCGACCAGCTTCAGACTACGCTGCCCGAGCTTGCCCTTCGCCTCGATCGTGCCGTCGGCCACCTGTACGGTGGTCCCGGCCGGCACGGTCACGGGATATTTGCCTACGCGCGACATGGGCGCACCTTGCTCCTAGAACACCTGGCAGAGGACTTCGCCGCCCACATTCTGCGCGCGTGCCTCATGGTCGGACATGACGCCGCGCGGCGTGGACAGGATCGAGATACCGAGGCCGCCCTGGAACGGCTTCAGGTCCTTGATCTTCGAATAGACGCGCCGGCCAGGCTTCGACACACGCGAGATGTGACGGATGACCGGCTCGCCCTCGTTGTACTTCAACTCGATGACGAGTTCGGCGAAGCCGCCATCGGCGGACTTCGTGGTGTAGCCGCGGATGAAGCCCTCCCGCTGCAACACGTCGAGAAGACGCGTGCGCAGATTGGAACCCGGCGACCGCACCGTGTTCAGCCGCGCCTGCTGTCCGTTACGGATACGGGTCAACAGGTCGCCGAGCGGATCGCTCAATGCCATGGGCCCATGCCCTCCTTACTACCAGCTCGACTTCACCACGCCCGGGATCTGGCCCTGGGAGGCCAGTTCACGGAGCGCGATGCGCGACATACGGAACTTGCGATAATAGCCGCGCGGACGCCCGGAGACTTCGCAGCGGTTGCGGATCCGCGTCCGCGATCCGTTGCGCGGCAGCTCGGCAAGCCGAAGCTGGGCGACGAAACGGTCCTCGAGCGGGATCGACTTGTCCATGATGATCGACTTGAGCGCTTCGCGCTTGCCGCCGAACTGCTTGGCAAGCCGGCGTCGCTTCAAGTCCCGCTGTACGGCGCTGCTCTTTGCCATTGGCTCCTGCCTCCGCCCTAGTTCTGCTGGAACGGCATGTTCATGCCGCGGAGGAGTTCGCGAGCCTCCTCATCAGTGTTTGCCGTCGTGCAGATCACGATGTCCATGCCGCGGATCTCGTCGACCTGGTCGTACTCGATCTCCGGAAAGACGATCTGCTCGCGCAGGCCCAGGGCATAGTTGCCTCGGCCGTCGAAGCTCTTCGGCGAGACCCCGCGGAAGTCACGGACGCGCGGAAGCGCGATCGTGATCAGCCGGTCGAGGAACTCGTACATCCGCTCGCGGCGCAGGGTAACCTTGCAGCCGATCGGCATGCCGCCGCGCAGCTTGAAGGTCGAAATCGCCTGCTTGGCCCGCGTCACGACCGGCTTCTGGCCGGCGATCCGGGTCAGTTCGCCGACGGCGGACTGGACCTTCTTCGTGTCGGAGACCGCTTCGCCGACGCCCATGTTGATGACGATCTTGTCCAACCTGGGAATCGCGAAGTCGTTCGCGTAGGCGAAGCGCTCCTTCAGGCTGGACCTGACGGTGCCGTCGTAGACGGTTTTGAGACGTGGTGATGCCATTTTCCGCGCCTATCGATCGATGACCTCGCCGGAGCGCTTTGCGAAGCGCACCTTGCGGCCATCCTCGAGAATTCGGAAACCGACCCGGGTGGGGCGGCCAGTGTCGGGGTCGACATGCGCCACGTTGGACACGTGGACGGGCGCCTCGCGCTCCACGATGCCGCCGGGATTGCCGGGGCCGGGACGCTGGTGCCGCTTCACGATGTTCACGCCGGCGACCACCACACGCGATTCCGACGGGATCACGCGCATGACCTCGCCCTTGGAACCCTTGTCGCGACCGGCGAGGACGACGACCTGATCGCCCTTTTTGACCTTCACCGCCATCACAGCACCTCCGGTGCCAGCGAGATGATCTTCATGAACTTCTTGCCGCGAAGCTCACGCGTGACCGGCCCGAAGATGCGCGTGCCGATCGGCTCGCCCTGGGCGTTGATCAGCACCGCCGCGTTCTTGTCGAAGCGGATCGCCGTTCCGTCGGACCGGTGGACGTCCTTAGCGGTGCGGACGATGACCGCCTTGTGGACGTCGCCCTTCTTCACGCGGCCGCGCGGAATCGCCTCCTTCACGGAAACGACGATCACGTCGCCGACCGACGCGTAGCGCGTCCGGGTGCCGCCGAGCACGCGGATGCACTGCACCCGCCGCGCGCCGGAGTTGTCGGCTACCTCGAGATTGCTCTCTTGCTGGATCATCGATCAGGCTCCCCCGGCGCCGTCGGAGCCGGCGGCATCGAGCACCACCCAACTCTTGCGCTTGGAGAGCGGGCGGCATTCTTCGATGCGCACCTTGTCGCCGACCTTCGCAGCGTTGTTCTCGTCGTGGGCCAGGTACTTCTTCGACTTGGTCACGAACTTCTTGTAGATCGGGTGCATGACGCGACGGTCGACGCGCACCGACACCGTCTTGTCGGCGACGTCGCTCACCACGACACCCTGCATGACACGCCTCGGCATCTCGGCTCTCTCCTAACCCTCGGCGCGGCGACGCTCGCCGAGAGCGTTCATGATCCGCGCGATGTCGCGGCGGACCTGCCGCACGCGCGCCGTATTTTCGAGCTGTCCGCTCGCCTTCTGGAAGCGAAGGTTGAACGCTTCCTTGCGCAGGTCGCCGAGCTGTGTCCGCAACTCGTCGCCGGTCTTGGCGCGGACGTCCGCTGCCTTCATCTCACGCTCCCTCGCCCAGGCGGGTCACGAACCGGGTCTTGATCGGCAGCTTCGCGGCCGCCAGTTCGAACGCCTCGCGCGCCAGCTCCTGCGGCACGCCGTCGAGCTCGAACATGATCTTGCCGGGCTTCACGCGGACCACCCAGAATTCCGGCGAGCCCTTGCCCTTGCCCATGCGGACCTCGGCAGGCTTGCTGGACACCGGCACGTCCGGGAAGATGCGGATCCAGACGCGGCCGACGCGCTTGATGTGGCGCGTGATCGCACGACGCGCCGCTTCGATCTGGCGCGCGGTGATCCGCTCCGGCTCGAGCGCCTTCAGGCCGTACGCACCGAAGTTGAGATCGGTGCCGCCCTTGGCGTTGCCGTGGATCCGGCCCTTGAAGGCCTTACGGAACTTCGTCCGCTTGGGACTTAGCATGATACTACCGCCTTATCTTCCTAGCGTCCGACCTGCTGCTCGGCGAGGCGCTTGTCCTGCGCCATCGGGTCGTGCGCCAGGATCTCGCCCTTGAACACCCAGACCTTCACGCCGCAGGTGCCGTAAGTCGTTTTCGCCGTCGCATACCCGAAGTCGATATCCGCACGCAGCGTATGCAGCGGAACGCGACCTTCACGATACCACTCGGAGCGCGCGATCTCGGCGCCGCCGAGCCTTCCGCCCACATTGATCCGGATGCCCAGCGCACCCAGCCGCATCGCCGACTGCACGGCGCGCTTCAGCGCGCGCCGAAACGCCACCCGGCGCTCGAGCTGCTGCGCGATGTTCTCTGCGACCAGCTTCGCGTCGATCTCGGGCTTGCGGATCTCGACGATGTTCAGCACGACCTCGCGGCCGTTCGACATCTGACCGAGCTTCTGACGCAGCTTCTCGATATCGGCGCCCTTCTTGCCGATGACCACGCCCGGACGCGCCGTGTGGATCGTGATGCGTGGCTTCTTCGCCGGACGCTCGATCACGACACGGCTGATGCCGGCCTGACGCAGGCGCTCGAACAGGTACTTGCGCAGGCGCAGGTCCTCGTGGAGCAGCGTGCCGTAGTCCTTGCCGGCGAACCAGCGCGAGTCCCACGTCCGGTTGATCCCGAGACGCAGCCCGATCGGATTGACCTTTTGACCCATCAGTTCGACTCCTCGGCGGCTTCGGGGCGCTCACGAACGATCACCGTCAGGTTGCTGAACGGCTTCTCGATCGGCGCGCCACGGCCGCGGGCGCGGGCATGGAAACGCCGCATGACCAGCGCCTTGCCGACGCTCGCCTCGGCCACATAGAGCCGGTCGACGTCGAGCTGGTGGTTGTTCTCCGCGTTGGCGATGGCCGACTGCAGGACCTTCTGCACGTCCTTCGCGATCCGACGCGGATTGAAGGTGAGCGAGTCGACCGCCGCACCCGCGGACATCCCGCGGATGGACTCGGCCACCAGGTTGAGCTTGCGCGGGCTCACGCGAATGGTCTTCGCGAAGGCCTTCGCCTCGTTGTCCGCGAGACGGCGCTCTGTGGCTCGCTTGCCCATCAGCCCCTCTTCGACTTCTTGTCGGCCGCATGGCCGTAGAACGTGCGGGTCGGCGCGAACTCGCCGAACTTGTGGCCCACCATGTTCTCGGTCACCAGCACCGGCAGAAACTTCTGCCCGTTGTAGACCCCGAACGTCAGGCTGACGAACTGGGGCAGAATCGTCGAACGCCGCGACCAGGTCTTGATCACCTCCTTGCGGGTGGAGGCCCGTGCGGCCTCCGCCTTCTTCAGGAGGTAGGCGTCAACGAACGGCCCCTTCCAGACGGAACGTGCCACGAGACCGTCTCCTTACTTCTTCTGCTGACGCCGGCGGACGAT is a genomic window of Constrictibacter sp. MBR-5 containing:
- the rpsC gene encoding 30S ribosomal protein S3, whose amino-acid sequence is MGQKVNPIGLRLGINRTWDSRWFAGKDYGTLLHEDLRLRKYLFERLRQAGISRVVIERPAKKPRITIHTARPGVVIGKKGADIEKLRQKLGQMSNGREVVLNIVEIRKPEIDAKLVAENIAQQLERRVAFRRALKRAVQSAMRLGALGIRINVGGRLGGAEIARSEWYREGRVPLHTLRADIDFGYATAKTTYGTCGVKVWVFKGEILAHDPMAQDKRLAEQQVGR
- the rplV gene encoding 50S ribosomal protein L22, with translation MGKRATERRLADNEAKAFAKTIRVSPRKLNLVAESIRGMSAGAAVDSLTFNPRRIAKDVQKVLQSAIANAENNHQLDVDRLYVAEASVGKALVMRRFHARARGRGAPIEKPFSNLTVIVRERPEAAEESN
- the rpsS gene encoding 30S ribosomal protein S19, whose product is MARSVWKGPFVDAYLLKKAEAARASTRKEVIKTWSRRSTILPQFVSLTFGVYNGQKFLPVLVTENMVGHKFGEFAPTRTFYGHAADKKSKRG